One part of the Bacillus sp. FJAT-27916 genome encodes these proteins:
- a CDS encoding sulfite oxidase, with the protein MPERKYTVKPSLTTRGLLPENQETPLEFLQGDTMNNYQFFRRNHFAYPALNQANYRLLVGGLVKRPWSISLPDLYRFPAKTLKVTLECAGNKRRLFEPKTYGEQWGKGAISQGYWRGVPLVYILEQAGISSQASEIVVKGYDHGFRKDSKKDYPYARSLPVAKAIHPDTLIAYEYNGQPLSYKHGYPLRLIVPGWYAMASVKWIRQISVIETAFKGPFQANDYMYYPSKDTDEGSYPVTVQNINSTIQSPLDMEILSGGRVTIRGIAWTGEGMITSVQISVNDGQSWNEARIHSTGLPYEWVSWQYEWIPPGKGEYSILSKATDSTGRSQERKAFWNRKGYGYNAMDHVKVEVQ; encoded by the coding sequence ATGCCTGAGAGAAAATATACCGTTAAGCCGTCATTGACGACTAGAGGATTATTACCGGAGAATCAGGAGACACCCCTTGAATTCCTGCAGGGTGATACAATGAATAACTATCAGTTCTTCCGGCGAAACCACTTTGCTTACCCAGCATTGAATCAGGCTAATTACCGTCTTCTTGTCGGAGGTTTAGTCAAGCGACCATGGAGCATATCTTTACCTGATTTATATCGTTTTCCTGCCAAGACGTTAAAAGTCACCCTTGAGTGTGCAGGCAATAAAAGAAGGCTGTTTGAACCGAAAACCTATGGAGAGCAGTGGGGAAAGGGAGCCATTAGTCAAGGATATTGGAGGGGAGTGCCCTTAGTCTATATTCTTGAGCAGGCGGGAATCAGCAGCCAGGCATCAGAGATTGTCGTGAAAGGGTATGATCATGGTTTCCGTAAGGATTCGAAGAAGGATTATCCATATGCTCGAAGCTTACCCGTGGCCAAGGCTATCCATCCAGATACGCTGATAGCTTATGAATACAATGGTCAGCCGCTTTCTTATAAGCATGGATATCCATTAAGGCTGATTGTGCCAGGGTGGTATGCGATGGCCTCAGTCAAATGGATTCGTCAAATCAGCGTAATAGAAACAGCATTCAAAGGCCCGTTTCAAGCGAATGATTATATGTATTATCCCAGCAAGGACACAGATGAGGGCTCTTATCCTGTGACTGTGCAGAATATCAACTCCACGATCCAAAGTCCGCTTGATATGGAGATACTGAGCGGTGGAAGGGTGACCATCAGGGGGATAGCCTGGACGGGAGAGGGAATGATTACGAGCGTTCAAATTAGTGTGAATGATGGGCAGAGCTGGAATGAAGCCCGAATTCATTCAACTGGTTTGCCATATGAATGGGTCTCCTGGCAATATGAATGGATTCCTCCAGGTAAGGGGGAATATTCGATTCTATCAAAGGCAACAGATTCCACAGGCAGAAGCCAAGAACGGAAGGCATTTTGGAATCGAAAGGGTTATGGGTATAATGCAATGGACCATGTGAAGGTAGAAGTACAGTAA
- a CDS encoding RluA family pseudouridine synthase: MLEINKTDKFANIAIPDNWNGRTIENLLKEELHVPKKMLHQWRMNKSLYYKEETHPWSVKITAGETLSIPIYEEEENPIPPFDLPLSILYEDEDILVINKPAGLNTHPVNEKDTKTLLNAVSHYFLVKGIQTKPRHIHRLDKDTSGAILFAKHAYAGALLDAALAEGLIKRTYAALVCGIVQKEAGTVDAPIGRDRHRAGKMRVSPSGKQAITHYKVIKRMKPDHLTLVSCRLETGRTHQIRVHMSHIGHPLAGDVLYGGRKYAHMNGQALHAYRLNFLQPLTRQKLQVESPLPWS; this comes from the coding sequence ATGCTCGAAATAAATAAAACTGACAAATTTGCTAATATTGCTATACCCGATAATTGGAACGGCAGAACCATTGAAAATCTGTTGAAGGAAGAGCTTCATGTGCCGAAAAAAATGCTCCATCAATGGCGTATGAACAAGAGCCTATATTATAAGGAAGAAACTCATCCTTGGAGTGTAAAAATAACAGCTGGAGAGACTCTCTCCATCCCGATTTATGAAGAGGAGGAAAACCCTATCCCGCCTTTTGACCTCCCCCTCTCCATCCTTTATGAGGATGAGGATATTCTCGTCATCAATAAGCCAGCAGGCCTTAATACTCACCCGGTTAATGAGAAAGATACAAAAACACTCTTAAATGCTGTATCTCATTATTTCTTGGTCAAAGGCATCCAAACAAAGCCTCGGCATATTCACCGCTTGGATAAGGATACATCAGGGGCTATTCTTTTTGCTAAGCACGCCTATGCAGGCGCTCTTCTGGATGCAGCATTGGCAGAAGGCCTTATTAAGCGGACATATGCGGCACTCGTTTGCGGAATCGTCCAAAAAGAAGCTGGGACAGTGGACGCACCTATCGGCCGAGATCGCCATCGTGCAGGAAAAATGCGCGTCTCCCCTTCCGGTAAACAAGCCATCACCCATTATAAGGTAATAAAACGAATGAAGCCGGATCATCTGACACTCGTTTCTTGCCGCTTGGAAACTGGACGCACCCATCAAATACGTGTTCATATGAGCCATATTGGACATCCTCTTGCTGGTGATGTGCTCTATGGAGGAAGAAAGTACGCCCATATGAACGGCCAGGCCCTTCATGCGTACAGGCTTAATTTCCTGCAGCCATTAACAAGGCAGAAGCTTCAGGTAGAAAGTCCGCTTCCTTGGTCATAG
- a CDS encoding DUF5365 family protein yields the protein MKIVQGSFQLQEEEMRHAVNRLYKEVFPCFFSDADIEVFKKNSVLALPGANSHAGTLKGAFEIMACLQTILIILEEHQTTDKAVELFNRNSRILNELGVFFPFNHEQFFGDVRDLDLPDHPTKAANTYLI from the coding sequence ATGAAAATTGTACAAGGTTCATTCCAATTGCAGGAAGAAGAAATGCGTCATGCCGTTAACAGATTGTATAAGGAAGTTTTCCCTTGTTTTTTCTCTGATGCTGATATTGAAGTCTTTAAGAAGAACAGCGTTTTAGCCTTGCCGGGTGCCAATTCCCATGCAGGCACATTAAAGGGTGCCTTTGAGATTATGGCTTGCCTGCAAACAATCCTGATTATTCTAGAGGAACATCAGACAACCGATAAAGCGGTTGAGTTATTCAACCGTAATTCACGGATACTGAACGAACTTGGGGTGTTTTTCCCATTCAATCATGAGCAGTTTTTTGGGGATGTACGAGATTTAGACTTACCCGATCACCCGACAAAGGCTGCCAATACGTATTTAATTTAA
- a CDS encoding aldo/keto reductase, with the protein MKTIETSVRLNNGVKMPQFGLGVYKAENGTEVTTAVETALKAGYRLIDTASFYQNESGVGEGIKLSGLNREDIFITSKVWNTDQGYESTLNAFKKTLKELDVEYLDLYLIHWPVGDRFLDTWRAFEKLYEEGLIKAAGVSNFQIHHLDKLLEKSSLVPAVNQVELHPRLTQVELRDYCQEKNIQIESWSPLGRGHLLKEPTIEYLAKKHGKTPAQIIIRWHLQNELVVIPKSVTPERIVENADVFDFTLSPEDMKVLNQLNMNERFGQHPDHFKF; encoded by the coding sequence ATGAAGACGATTGAGACAAGTGTACGATTGAATAATGGAGTTAAAATGCCCCAATTCGGATTAGGTGTGTACAAAGCAGAAAATGGAACAGAAGTAACAACAGCAGTGGAAACAGCCCTTAAAGCTGGATACAGACTGATTGATACCGCATCCTTCTACCAAAATGAATCAGGTGTTGGAGAAGGAATCAAGCTTTCAGGTCTTAATAGAGAGGATATCTTCATCACCTCAAAGGTATGGAATACAGATCAGGGCTATGAATCCACCTTGAATGCATTCAAGAAAACACTAAAGGAGCTTGATGTCGAATATTTAGATTTATATTTAATTCACTGGCCGGTTGGAGACCGGTTCCTTGATACTTGGAGAGCGTTTGAGAAATTATATGAGGAAGGCCTCATCAAGGCAGCTGGAGTAAGTAATTTCCAAATCCATCATTTGGACAAGCTTTTAGAGAAGAGCTCGCTCGTACCTGCGGTGAATCAAGTGGAGCTTCATCCTCGTTTGACACAAGTAGAGCTCAGAGACTATTGCCAAGAGAAGAATATACAAATAGAATCATGGTCGCCGCTTGGCCGAGGCCACTTGCTTAAGGAGCCGACCATTGAGTATTTGGCTAAGAAGCATGGGAAGACTCCTGCTCAGATTATTATTAGATGGCATTTGCAAAACGAACTGGTGGTTATTCCTAAGTCGGTGACCCCAGAACGAATCGTCGAGAATGCGGATGTTTTTGATTTTACGTTGAGTCCGGAAGACATGAAGGTGTTGAATCAATTAAATATGAATGAACGATTTGGTCAGCATCCAGATCATTTTAAGTTTTAA
- a CDS encoding glycoside hydrolase family 13 protein: MEKQWWKDAVVYQIYPRSFMDSNGDGIGDIPGITAKLDYLTALGVEVVWLSPVYQSPNDDNGYDISDYRAIMDEFGTMEDWERMLDEMHKRGIRLVMDLVVNHSSDEHPWFVEARKSKDNPYRDYYVWRDGKNGREPNNWESFFSGSVWEYNEPTGDYYLHLFSKKQPDLNWENEKVRSEVYELMKFWLDKGVDGFRMDVINMISKVPGLPVGNVEPGSEYASGAQYYMNGPRVHEFLQEMNEQVLSRYDIMTVGETGGVTPEHGVLYTNPERKELNMIFQFEHMDVDSGPLGKWDVAPLDLVRLKKILAKWQTDLHGRGWNSLYWDNHDQPRVVSRFGDDGKYRVESAKMLATCLHFMQGTPYIYQGEEIGMTNVQFPSIEDYRDIETINMYNERIAKGFDQVELMKGIHAKSRDNARTPMQWDERENAGFTDGTPWIGVNPNYHEINAKQAMEDKNSIFYYYKELIAMRKRLPIMVEGSFELIHEDSTSLFAYLRHYENETLLVLNNFTADELTVEWPDSLSGLKGERLIGNYEDVESRSADGETNLRPWESIVYHFRK, from the coding sequence TTGGAAAAGCAATGGTGGAAAGATGCAGTTGTTTATCAAATTTATCCGAGAAGTTTCATGGATTCAAATGGAGACGGCATTGGAGACATTCCTGGGATTACCGCAAAATTAGATTACTTAACAGCATTAGGGGTGGAGGTTGTATGGCTTTCACCGGTCTACCAGTCTCCTAATGATGATAATGGATATGATATTAGTGATTATCGTGCAATCATGGATGAGTTCGGGACGATGGAGGATTGGGAGCGGATGCTTGATGAAATGCATAAACGCGGCATCAGGCTCGTGATGGACCTTGTGGTTAACCATAGCTCTGATGAACATCCATGGTTTGTGGAGGCACGGAAATCAAAGGATAATCCGTACCGAGATTATTATGTATGGCGTGATGGAAAGAATGGGAGGGAGCCGAATAACTGGGAGTCCTTCTTTAGCGGCTCTGTATGGGAGTACAATGAACCTACTGGTGATTATTATCTGCACCTATTCTCCAAAAAGCAACCGGATTTAAACTGGGAGAATGAAAAAGTCCGTTCTGAAGTTTATGAGTTAATGAAATTCTGGCTTGATAAAGGAGTAGACGGATTCCGGATGGATGTCATCAACATGATCTCCAAGGTTCCAGGTCTGCCGGTTGGAAACGTGGAGCCAGGATCCGAATATGCCTCTGGTGCACAGTACTATATGAATGGTCCGAGAGTACATGAATTCCTCCAAGAGATGAATGAGCAGGTTCTCTCCCGCTATGATATCATGACAGTAGGAGAGACAGGCGGTGTAACTCCGGAGCATGGTGTTCTTTATACAAACCCTGAACGCAAGGAGCTTAATATGATATTCCAATTTGAACATATGGATGTCGATTCAGGTCCTCTTGGAAAATGGGATGTAGCGCCGCTTGATTTGGTACGCTTAAAGAAAATTCTTGCTAAATGGCAAACGGACCTCCATGGACGCGGATGGAATAGTCTGTATTGGGATAACCATGACCAGCCAAGGGTCGTTTCCCGTTTTGGAGATGATGGGAAGTACAGGGTTGAATCTGCGAAAATGCTTGCTACCTGCCTTCATTTTATGCAGGGTACACCATATATTTATCAGGGTGAAGAAATTGGGATGACAAACGTCCAGTTCCCTTCTATAGAAGATTATCGAGATATTGAAACAATCAATATGTACAATGAACGGATAGCCAAAGGCTTTGACCAAGTCGAATTAATGAAGGGGATTCATGCGAAGAGCCGTGATAACGCCCGCACCCCTATGCAGTGGGATGAACGCGAAAATGCCGGATTTACCGATGGAACCCCATGGATTGGGGTAAACCCGAATTACCATGAGATTAATGCGAAGCAAGCGATGGAAGATAAGAATTCCATTTTCTATTATTACAAGGAATTGATTGCGATGCGCAAGCGCCTTCCTATCATGGTAGAGGGAAGCTTTGAATTGATTCACGAGGATAGCACATCTCTATTTGCCTATTTGAGGCATTATGAGAATGAAACCCTGCTAGTTTTAAATAACTTCACTGCAGATGAGCTGACTGTGGAGTGGCCGGACAGCTTAAGTGGACTTAAGGGTGAACGATTAATTGGCAACTATGAGGATGTAGAGTCACGATCAGCCGATGGCGAGACAAACCTGCGCCCATGGGAGTCGATTGTCTATCATTTTAGGAAATAA
- a CDS encoding thioredoxin family protein translates to MKKVFIFSAVVILIFAVIAILTNQQKAEKTAGNPYGTNNLKSSTVDLLDDENYQNIITPDELDQKLEEEGSAIVYFFSPECIHCMNTTPVLMPVADEMDEQVDQYNLLEYENGWNEFNIQSTPTLVKFENGKETSRIVGEHSKEEFEEWFQANK, encoded by the coding sequence ATGAAAAAAGTATTCATCTTCTCTGCTGTAGTCATTTTAATTTTCGCTGTCATTGCCATCCTAACGAACCAGCAGAAGGCAGAAAAAACAGCTGGCAATCCGTATGGCACCAACAATCTCAAATCTTCCACCGTAGACCTGCTCGATGATGAGAACTATCAAAATATCATCACTCCAGATGAGTTAGACCAGAAATTAGAAGAAGAGGGATCAGCCATTGTTTACTTCTTCAGTCCCGAATGTATCCATTGCATGAATACGACACCAGTCCTCATGCCTGTAGCAGATGAAATGGACGAGCAAGTGGACCAATATAATCTGCTTGAATACGAGAATGGCTGGAATGAATTTAACATCCAGTCGACACCAACACTTGTGAAATTTGAAAACGGCAAGGAGACAAGCCGAATCGTCGGTGAACATTCAAAAGAAGAATTTGAGGAATGGTTCCAGGCCAATAAATAA
- a CDS encoding GlsB/YeaQ/YmgE family stress response membrane protein: MEFIISLIVGGLLGWVASLIIGRDVPGGIIGNIIAGVVGSWLGTAIFGEMGPTLAGYAIIPALIGAIILIFIVSMIMKAVSKTA, from the coding sequence ATGGAATTTATTATATCATTAATCGTAGGTGGATTATTAGGTTGGGTAGCAAGCTTGATCATTGGTCGTGACGTACCAGGAGGCATCATCGGTAATATCATCGCGGGTGTCGTTGGTTCTTGGTTGGGTACAGCAATCTTTGGTGAAATGGGACCAACTCTTGCAGGCTATGCGATTATCCCAGCGTTAATCGGTGCGATTATCTTGATTTTCATCGTCAGCATGATTATGAAAGCTGTTAGCAAAACAGCTTAA
- a CDS encoding disulfide oxidoreductase — protein MKKLINRENALFLAFAAGLIATLGSLYFSEIKGYEPCTLCWYQRILMYPFTIILAIAIIKKDYEIALYTSVLSFIGACISTYHVLIQKVPYFTEKAASCGRIPCTGDYINWFGFVTIPVLALTAFLIIFICSIYVLKTNKGESK, from the coding sequence ATGAAAAAATTAATCAATCGTGAAAACGCGTTATTCCTCGCCTTTGCTGCAGGATTAATCGCAACGTTGGGAAGCTTATATTTTTCGGAAATTAAAGGATATGAGCCATGCACACTGTGTTGGTATCAACGGATTTTGATGTATCCGTTCACGATTATCCTCGCCATTGCCATCATCAAGAAGGATTATGAAATTGCGCTTTATACGAGTGTACTGTCATTCATCGGCGCATGTATATCCACCTACCATGTATTAATTCAAAAGGTTCCATATTTCACCGAAAAAGCAGCTTCATGCGGGCGGATTCCTTGTACAGGCGACTATATTAACTGGTTTGGTTTTGTGACCATCCCTGTACTCGCGCTCACAGCCTTTCTCATTATCTTTATCTGCAGTATCTATGTTTTGAAAACAAATAAAGGGGAGTCTAAATGA